Proteins encoded by one window of Emys orbicularis isolate rEmyOrb1 chromosome 15, rEmyOrb1.hap1, whole genome shotgun sequence:
- the LOC135889440 gene encoding claudin-22-like: MAWSCNTKVHLGGIFLSFFGWVSSCVATFVPLWKNLNLDLNEMEIWTMGLWQVCVMQEEGIMECKSYESFLALPFDLRVSRILMFLSNGSGLLGFLISSCGLDCCKAWEEKTALKKQLTLCGGVIFGISGIMTLIPVSWLAYNTVNEFWDETVPEIVPRWEFGEAMFLGWFAGFFLVVGGLLTICSACLKGTEMPTMPLAACREPTQVQGPLAMRHWSQRSHPKNADLVI; the protein is encoded by the coding sequence ATGGCTTGGAGCTGTAACACAAAGGTTCACCTGGGAGGAATATTTCTCTCATTCTTTGGATGGGTCTCATCCTGCGTTGCGACTTTTGTGCCACTCTGGAAGAATCTCAACCTGGACTTGAATGAAATGGAGATCTGGACCATGGGGCTTTGGCAAGTCTGCGTAATGCAAGAGGAAGGTATTATGGAGTGTAAAAGCTATGAGTctttcttggctctgccatttGACCTCAGGGTGTCCAGGATTTTGATGTTCCTCTCTAATGGATCGGGACTTCTTGGATTCTTGATCTCCAGTTGTGGGCTGGACTGTTGCAAGGCCTGGGAAGAAAAAACGGCTCTAAAGAAACAACTAACGCTTTGCGGAGGAGTGATTTTTGGCATCTCAGGAATTATGACCCTCATTCCAGTTTCCTGGCTCGCCTATAACACCGTAAATGAATTCTGGGATGAAACTGTCCCAGAAATTGTACCTAGATGGGAATTTGGGGAAGCAATGTTCCTGGGCTGGTTTGCTGGATTTTTCCTTGTAGTAGGCGGGCTGCTCACCATCTGCTCAGCCTGTTTGAAAGGGACGGAAATGCCAACAATGCCTTTAGCAGCTTGCCGTGAACCAACACAGGTGCAAGGTCCATTAGCAATGCGACACTGGAGCCAACGTTCACACCCCAAAAACGCTGACCTGGTAATCTAA